The genome window GTTCGACTACCTCCTCGAGATCCTCCTCGAGCACGGCGTCGTCGCGAGCCTTGGGGACGGGATGCGGCCGGGATGCCTCCAGGACGCGGAGAGGCACGCGAAGACCGTCGAGTACCTGACCCTCGGGAGGCTTGCCGCTCGCGCCCTCGAGGCGGGCGTGCAGCGGATGATCGAGGGCCCGGGGCACATCCCGCTCCCCCAGGTCCCCTGCAACGTCCGCACCATCAAGGAGCTCTCGGACGACGCACCACTTTACCTGCTCGGGCCCATCGTGACGGACATCGCCCCGGGGTACGACCACGTCGTCTCAGCGATCGGCGGCGCGGTTGCCGCGATGCACGGCGCGGACTTCCTCTGCATGGTCTCGCCGAGCGAGCACCTCGCGCTGCCCAAGGTGGAGGACATCGTCGAGGGGACGAGGGTCGCGCGGATCGCGGCGCACGTCGGGGACATCTCGAGGCACAGGGAGGGTTTCAAGGCGGCGAGGGAACTCCAGATGGCCGAGGCGAGGCAGAGGCTCGACTGGGAGTCCATGTTCTCCCTCGCCCTCTTCGGCGACCACGCGCGGGAGATCCACGGCCGCGACGGCGAGATCGAGACCTGCACGATATGCGGGGAGCTCTGCGCCGTGCGGCTCGTGAGGGAGCTGTTCGGGAAGAAGGGAGGGTAGGACCCCCGGCCGAGCATTTCGCCCGCGGGGACCGGGGCCCTCCTCACCCCGGGGACCGGCGTTCCCCGAGGAGCGAGAGGATACGGATCGCGAGGAGGGCCGCGTTCTCCCCGTTGTCCACGCCGACGCACGCGACCGGGACGCCCTTTGGCATCTGGACGATCGAGAGGAGGGCATCCAGCCCCCCGAGGAGCTTCCCGCTCACGGGGACCCCGATGACGGGCCGCTTCGTCCGGGCCGCGACGGCGCCGGGGAGGGCAGCGGAGAGCCCGGCGACCGCGATGAAGACCTTGCAGTCGCAGCCGCGGACGTACTCGTCGAGGAGCTCGGGGTCCCTGTGGGCCGAGATGACGCGGGCCTCCCACGAGATGCCGTGCGCGTTGAGGACCTCCGTGACCTTCTGGACGACCGCCGCGTCAGAGGCCGACCCGGAGAGAATCGAGACGTCGACCATGGGAATTCGCCATCCACACTTATATGCCCGGGTTGTAAAAATACTAGTGGGCTGGTTTTATGGAAAAAGAACCTCTCCTGATGCTCCCGGGACCCGTGCCCGTTCCGGAGCGGGTCCGCGCGGCGATGGTCAGGCAGGCCATCAACCACCGGGGACCGGAGTTCTCGGCCGCGTACGCGGACTGCGTGCGCATCCTCAAGTCGGCTTTCGGGACGGCAAACGACCTCTTCGTGATAAGCGGGTCGGGGACGGCGGCGATGGAGGCCGCGGTGGGCAATTTCGCGAGGGGGAGGAAGATCGCCTGCCTCGTGAACGGGAAATTCGGGGAACGGCTCCAGAAGATCGCGCAGCGGTACGGGACCGTGACCGAGATCGCGTCCCCGTGGGGAACCCCCCTCGACCTCGGGCGGCTTGAAGAGGCCCTCGGCGCGGGCGCGGAGGTCGTCACACTCGTCCACAACGAGACATCGGCGGGCATCAAGAACCCCGCCGAGAAGGTCGGGAGGCTCTGCAGGAGGCACGACGCCCTCCTCGTCATGGACGGCATCACGTCGGTCGGGGGGGACGAGGTGAGGGCGGACGAGTGGGGCGTGGACGTCCTCGTGACGGGGTCCCAGAAGTGCCTCGCGGCGCCGGCAGGCCTCTCCGCGATCTCGGTGAGCGCGAGGGCGTGGGAGAGGATGACCGAGCCGCGGCCGTTCTACCTTGACCTCGCGGCGTACAGGAAGAGCGCGGCGGGGAAGATCATGGAGACGCCGTACACCCCGGCCGTCCCCCTCTTCCTCGCCCTCCGCGAGGCCTGCCTCCTCATCGAGGAGGAGGGGCTCGCCGCCCGCATCGCCCGGCACAGGCGCCTCGCGGACGCCGTGAGGGCCGCGGCGAGGGCGTGGGGCATCTCCCTCTTCCCGAGGCTGGACGCGGACCACGCGTACTCGAACACCGTGACCGCCCTCTCCTACCCGCCGGGCGTGGATGACAGCGCGTTCCGCGCGGCGGTCAAGAAGATGGGGATAGAGGTCGCGGGCGGGCAGGACCACCTCAAGGGGAAGATCTTCCGGATCGGGACGATGGGCGCGGTGGGCGCGCCCGAGATCCTCGCGACGCTCGCGGCGGTCCAGTTCGCCCTCCGCAGGAATGGTTTTGCACCCGAGGGCGACGGGGTGATGGCGGCGGCAGAGGTCCTCGGATGAAGATCGGGATCGCGGACACGACATTTGCCCGGGTGAACATGGGGAGCATCGCGATCGACGAGATCCGCCGCCACGCGAGCGTCGCCGTCGAGCGGGTCACGGTGCCCGGCATCAAGGACCTCCCGGTCGCGTGCAAGAAGCTCATCGAGGAGAGGAAGTGCGACATCGTGATCGCCCTCGGGATGCCGGGGGGGAAGGAGAAGGACAGGATGTGCGCGCACGAGGCCTCCCTCGGCCTGATCGCGTGCCAGCTCATGACGAACACGCACGTCATCGAGGTCTTCGTCCACGAGGACGAGGCCTCCGACGAGCGCGAGCTCGCGTGGCTCGCGGAGAGGAGGACGCGGGAGCACGCGGTCAACGCGGTGAAACTCCTGCTCCGGCCCGGGGACCTCGTCAGGGAGGCGGGGACGGGCCAGAGGCAGGGGTTCCCGGACGCGGGGCCGGCCCGGCCGTGACGGCCCGCGGGACGGGATACGGTTATCACTCCGCAGAATCGAGATAGTGAGAGGAGAAGAGAATGGGAATCCGCCTTGGTTTCGTGGTCTCGGAGTTCAACCGGGACATCACATACATGATGGAAGTGGAAGCGCGGGAGCACGCTGAATTCCTCGGCGCGGAGGTCGTCGAGTGCCGGTACGTCCCCGGGACGTACGACATCCCCCTCGCCGTGAAGAAGATGCTGAAAGCAGGGGGAGTGGACGCCGTCGTCACCATCGGGTGCGTGATCGAGGGCGCGACGCAGCACGACGAGATCGTCGTCCAGCACGCCGCGAGGAAGATCATCGACCTCTCGCTCGAGTTCGAGAAACCCGTGACCCTCGGGATCTCGGGTCCGGGCATGACG of Methanolinea sp. contains these proteins:
- the thiC gene encoding phosphomethylpyrimidine synthase ThiC, whose product is MSVMPSLIRECLSGVPGLVEEVARREGINPRVAARSVARGRLVIPANPSREHRVCGIGEGCRVKVNVNVGTSGPVCDIGLEEAKARAAIENGADTLMDLSTGGDLRAVRRMVLSLGVPVGTVPIYEAVRRAGNAADVDADLLFSVIREHCRDGVDFMTLHCGVNREALAALRSDPRIMPVVSRGGAFHVAMMVQTGEENPLYAEFDYLLEILLEHGVVASLGDGMRPGCLQDAERHAKTVEYLTLGRLAARALEAGVQRMIEGPGHIPLPQVPCNVRTIKELSDDAPLYLLGPIVTDIAPGYDHVVSAIGGAVAAMHGADFLCMVSPSEHLALPKVEDIVEGTRVARIAAHVGDISRHREGFKAARELQMAEARQRLDWESMFSLALFGDHAREIHGRDGEIETCTICGELCAVRLVRELFGKKGG
- the purE gene encoding 5-(carboxyamino)imidazole ribonucleotide mutase, yielding MVDVSILSGSASDAAVVQKVTEVLNAHGISWEARVISAHRDPELLDEYVRGCDCKVFIAVAGLSAALPGAVAARTKRPVIGVPVSGKLLGGLDALLSIVQMPKGVPVACVGVDNGENAALLAIRILSLLGERRSPG
- a CDS encoding alanine--glyoxylate aminotransferase family protein, with translation MEKEPLLMLPGPVPVPERVRAAMVRQAINHRGPEFSAAYADCVRILKSAFGTANDLFVISGSGTAAMEAAVGNFARGRKIACLVNGKFGERLQKIAQRYGTVTEIASPWGTPLDLGRLEEALGAGAEVVTLVHNETSAGIKNPAEKVGRLCRRHDALLVMDGITSVGGDEVRADEWGVDVLVTGSQKCLAAPAGLSAISVSARAWERMTEPRPFYLDLAAYRKSAAGKIMETPYTPAVPLFLALREACLLIEEEGLAARIARHRRLADAVRAAARAWGISLFPRLDADHAYSNTVTALSYPPGVDDSAFRAAVKKMGIEVAGGQDHLKGKIFRIGTMGAVGAPEILATLAAVQFALRRNGFAPEGDGVMAAAEVLG
- the ribC gene encoding riboflavin synthase yields the protein MKIGIADTTFARVNMGSIAIDEIRRHASVAVERVTVPGIKDLPVACKKLIEERKCDIVIALGMPGGKEKDRMCAHEASLGLIACQLMTNTHVIEVFVHEDEASDERELAWLAERRTREHAVNAVKLLLRPGDLVREAGTGQRQGFPDAGPARP
- the ribH gene encoding 6,7-dimethyl-8-ribityllumazine synthase; the protein is MGIRLGFVVSEFNRDITYMMEVEAREHAEFLGAEVVECRYVPGTYDIPLAVKKMLKAGGVDAVVTIGCVIEGATQHDEIVVQHAARKIIDLSLEFEKPVTLGISGPGMTRLEAHERIDYAKRAVESAVKMVQRLG